DNA from Desulfovibrio porci:
CAGCACAATGGACGCCAGCATGGTGAAAAACAGCGTCAGGGCGAAGCTGCCGGCGGAAAGGGTCAGGATGGCGTTGGCCAGCTTAAGGCCCACGCCGGTCAGGGTCACCACACCGATGACAAAGCCTGTGCAGGCGCAGGCCGCGGCTACGCCCAGGGCCAGACGGCCGCCGTTTTCCATGGCCAGAAGAATATCCTTGAGGGCCAGGCGGTTGCACGAGGCAAGCGAATGCCCGACTGTCATGCCGCTGGAGCTGGCTCCGGCCCAGGCCTTCCAGTTGTTGGCCACCAGAGAGATGACCACTGTGGCCAGGATGCAGTAATAGGCCGACTTGAGCGGCGTGTAGCCCTGAATGAGCAGATAAATGAGCACGAAAATAGGGATGAGCAGATAGCCGCCCTGGCGCAGCACGAACCAGGCGCGCGGCAGGCGTTCCTTGGGAATGCCCTTGAGGCCCAGACGCTTGGCTTCCATGTGGACCATGAAGCCCACAGCCAAATAGTACAGCAAGGCCGGAATCAGCGCGGCCTTGGCGATTTCCACATAACCCACGCCCAGAAACTGCGCCATGATGAAGGCCGCAGCGCCCATGATCGGGGGCATGATCTGGCCGCCCGTGGAGGAGGCGGCTTCCACCGCGCCGGCAAAGGCTCCCCGGTAGCCCACGCTCTTCATCAGCGGAATGGTGAAGGTGCCGGTGGACACGGTATTGGCCACGGAGGAACCGGAAATGGTGCCGAAAAAGCCGCTGGCCAGCACGGCCACCTTGGCCGGACCGCCCACAAAGCGACCGGCCGCGGCCAGGGCCAGGTCAATGAAGAACTTGCCCAGACCCGTGCTGTGCAGAAACGCGCCGAACAAAATGAACAGAAAGACAAAGGAAGCCGAAACGCCCAGCGGCATGCCGAACAGGCCTTCCGTGGTCAGATACATATGGCCCACGATGCGCTTGAGCGAGAAGCCCGGGTGTCCCATCATGCCCGGAATCAGATTGCCGAATTTTGCGTAGAGCAGAAAACAGATGGCCACCAGGGTAATGGGCAGCCCCACGATGCGCCGCGTCGCTTCCAACACCAGCAGAATGGCGGCGCAACCGAAGAAGAAATCCATTTCGGTGGGCGGCCCGGCATCCAGTACGATCACATCGTAATTCCAGACGATGTAGCCGCAGACGGCAGCTCCGGCGGCGGCCAGCAGCACGTCGTACCAGGCGAGCTTATGTTTGCTGCCCGTGGCCCGCGCCGGATAGAGCAGGTAAATCAGCACGAGCACAAAGCCCAAGTGCACGGCCCGCTGGATTTGCGGCGGGTACGCGCCGGTGGCCGCCGTGAAAAGATGAAAGCCCGAAAAGGCGATGCAGACCACGCGGATGAAAACTTCCAGCCAGCCTTTGAATGTTCGGTAGGCCGATTCCTTATCGTACTTGGCCACGATTTCTGAGACGTCGACTGTGCCCTGCACCTTTTCGACCGTCGCGGAATCCAGCTTTTCCACCTCTTCCAGGGCAAAACCGCCGGATCCCTCCTGTTCAATAACTTTCATCCGCTCTTTGTGGCTCATCCCTACCTGCCTCAAAACTAAACGTTGTCATATGCTGCGGCGCGCTTTGCCCCGTTCCGTTCAACGGGCCGCCGCATCCGTGCGGACACGCGACGCCAGCGTAAAGGTGACGGCGCTGCCCGGCGGCGCCAGCGTGGCCAGAGGAATCTCACGCGCGTTCCCTTGCGCCGGTTCCCCGTCAGCCGCGCCCTCCCGCGGCAAAAGCAGCGTATGCCGCGCAATGCGCCCCACGCGTACATCAAAAGAAGGCAGCGCCTTATGGTAGCCGCTGATCACAATGTGCCCGTCGCCGGTGGACATGGTCTGTCCCGGTCCGGGATTGTGCGGCAGGCCCGCCCCAAAATCCTGATAAACCGTTTTTTCCAGAAAAATCATGCCCCGGCTGACGCGAAACCAGTCTTCCACCGGGCTTTTGGCCACAGAATGGATATAACGGATGCCGAAGGCCAGCCCATCACGGGCCGGGCAGGAAAACAACACCACGCCGTCGGCATTTTTCAGCACCAGTCGGCCGTCCGTGTTCCCCCACTCGGCGGGTCCGCCCGGCGCTTCAGGAGAAGCAGCCCGCGCCGTTCCCGCCCAGAACAGCATGCAGAGGCACAGCAAACCCGCCGGCATGTACATAAAATTTTTCAGCATGCCCATTTCCGCCCGCAGGCCGGTCCGGGCGGGAGATCGCCCCCGCCCGGACCGTATTGCCTGAAACGAGACAGGGCGAGGGAAAGGCCCCTCGCCCACAGTATTACTTCAACGCGCCTTTTTCCTTGAGGTATTTGGCCGCACCGGGGTGGAAGGGAATGGTCACGCCGTCGACAGCGTGCTGGAGCGAAATTTCCGCGCCCTTGTTGTGCGCCTTGGCCACATCATCAAGGTTTTCAAACAGGGTCTTGGTCAGGGTGTAGGCCACGTCGTCGGGCATATTTTTGTTGGCCACCAGAATAGCCTGCACCGAAAGCGTGGGCACGTCCTTTTCCTGGCCCTTGTAGGTCTTGGCCGGGATGGCGTCCTTCACCAGATAGGGGAACCTGGCCACGATTTCATCGGCCTTGGCGCCGTCCAGGGGCACAAAAACCACTTCCTGCGCCGTGGTGATATCCTGAATGGCGGGATTCGGCGTACCGATGGTGAAGACAAAACCGTCCAGTTGGCGGTCCTTGAACTGGTCGGCTGTTTCGCCGTAAGGCAGGAAGATGGGTTCCAGATTCTTGTAATTCAGGCCGTAGAAGCCGAAGAGCTGACGGCAGTTCACTTCATTGCCGCTGCCGCGCGCGCCCACGGAAACCTTCTTGCCCTTGAAGTCCTCCAGCTTGGTCACCCCGCTGTCCTTACTGGCTACCACATGCAGATATTCGGGATACAGGCGGGCGATGGCGCGCACATCCCCCAGCTTGGTGCGGAAGGGGGCCTTGCCGTTGAAGGCCGCGTCGGCCACGTCATTCTGCACAATGGCAAAATCCACATCCCCGGCTTCCACCAAGCGCATGTTTTCGCCCGAAGCGCCCGTGGCCTGGGCGGTGATGGACAGCGCGCCGTTGCTTTTGGTGGTGAGCACCTGACCAATGGCGCCGCCTAGGGGGAAGTAAACTCCGGAGGTGCCGCCGGTGGCCAGAGTCAGACGTTTGGCGTCGGCAAAAGCCGTGGCGGCGGCCAGAATCAAGGCGCCGGCCAGAATAAGGCTGAAAATTTTTTTCATCTGGGGATACTCCTTGAACAGGGTTGGCCCGTCAGACGGACAGAGCGCACCTGATGCGTCCGCCGTGCGCCACGGGCATAAAACCGGTGGGAACTCTTTTTCTTGTAGCGCATGGAGACGTTAAAAGCAAATCCGGGGCGCTCCGCCGCGCCCGGACCGGCCGCTCCGCCGGACAAAATGCCGAACGTGAGGCACGGGAATAGGACAGTGCGACCCGGTGGCGGATTGCCGCTTGCCGTTTGCCATTGCTTTGCACTAAAATGAAAAAATACGTGGGGATTTCATAACCGCATCCGAGGAGGCAGTTCCATGCGACATCGTGTTTTCCTTCCGGGCCTGGCGCTGCTCCTGGCGGCTGGCCTGCTGTTCGGCGGCTGCACCAGCAAATACGGCGCGCAGAAGACCAGGGTCAATTATTACCCGCAGTGCTACCAGCCTGTGGCCCAACTGCGGCAGGATGAAAACAGCACCGGCACCAGCACAGCTGTGGGCGCTACGGGCGGCGCCCTGCTCGGCGCGCTGATCGGCGGCCTTGCCACCGGCAAGGTGGAAGGCGCGGTGGCCGGCGCGGCAGTGGGCGGCGTCTCCGGCGCGGTGGCCGGCAATATTTACGGCAAATCCCAGGCGCGGGACCGCGACGCCGCCTACCTGCAGGCTTATTCCCGCCAGTTGGGCTCCGAGGCGGCCAGCATGAACCGGGCCACAGCCGCGGCCAAGGTGGCGTCCAAATGCTATGACGAACAGTTTCAACTGGCGGCCAACCAGTTCAAGGCCGGACAGATCTCCCGCCTGGATTTCCAGAATCGTTACAATGAAATCCGTAGCGGCCTGGAGGAGACGTCCTTTATTCTGAACAGCACCGCCACGACCATGGCCGAAAAGGACAGCGAATACCAGCAGGCTCTGGCCGAGCAGTACACCGCCGCCCAACCGGCTTCGGCCAAGCGCGCCCCTGCGGGCGAAAGCGGCAGGCGCACCGCCGCCCGGAAGGCCCCGGCCTCAAGCCAGAGCACGGTTACGGCCCAGGCCGAACAGTGGAAAACCTCCCGCGAGGAGCTGGAAAATACCCGCCAGGATGTGGATTCGCGCCTGAACGCCTATCAGCAGACTGTGGACAACCTTTTGATCTGAATGATCTGAACCGCGCGCCCGCCCCCGCCTTGCTTTCCGCTTGCGGGGCGGGCCGCGTTTTGCCCCGCCCGGGGTGTGTGAAAGCGGAGCTTGCGCATGACAGACGGCGAAAACACCACTTCCGGTTCCTCCACCGGCGCGACCTCTCCGGCGGAAAGCGCCGGGACCCTGTCGCCGCCCGCGGCGGTTCCCTGGTATCGAAGACCCTGGTTCTGGGGCCTGCTGCTTTTCCTCTGCCTGCTCCTGCTGGCGGCCTGGCTGGTCTGGAAGGAGTGGCAGGCCGCGGAATCCCGCCGCGCGTCCCTTGAGCGGCAGACGGCCGAGGCCCGGCAAAACAACCAGGCCCGCGAAGCTTTTCTGCTACGGTTGCGCCTGCTGCTGGAAAAAGAACCCTGCGACATCCAGCGGGAACTGGACACAATGACGCCTCCTGACGGCGTGGTCTGGCCGCCGCTGCCCGTGGCTCCAGGCCAGTCCCCCGCCGACGCGGCGGAAGCGCCCGCCGTCCGGACGCCGCTCACCCCGCAAAGCGCGGCTGCCGCCCCGCCGACCAGTGTGGCCGAGCTTCTGGAACAGGGAACCGTGCTGATACTGGCCCAGAGAAAAGAAGGCCTTTCCATGGGTTCGGGCTTTTTTGTCGCGCCGGGCTATATCGTCACCAACGCCCATGTGGTGGGCGACGCCGGTCAGGCCATTGTCGTCAACAAGGCCACCAAGGGCCTGCTCACCGCCACGGTCCTGCGCACGACCCAATCCGGCGGGCGCGACTTCGCCGTTCTGCAGGTGCGGGGCGCGCCGCCGATCACGCCGCTCAAGCTGGCCGCCGACATCAAGCGCACCGAACGGGTCAGCGCCTGGGGTTTCCCCGGCGCTGTCACCGCTGACGATCCCAAATTCGCGGCCATGCTTCAGGGCAGCGCCACCGCCGCTCCGGAAGTGGTCTATACCGACGGCGCGGTGAGCGTCATCCTGCAACGCACGCCGCCGCTCATCGTGCATACGGCCACGGTTTCCCAAGGCAACAGCGGCGGGCCGCTGGTCAATGACAAGGGCGACGTGGTGGGCATCAACACCTTCATCAAACTGGATGACGAATCCTACCGCCAGTCCAGTCTGGCCATTGTCAGCGCCAGCCTGGCCGACTATCTGCGCTCCGTGGGGATTCCGTTCAGCCAGGCGGCCCCGGCCTCCCAGGCTCCGGCGGCTCAACCCGCCATGGGAGGCAAGCCATGAGCGTGCGGATTGCCGTCAGCCTGCGCGGCCAAATGCGGGCTCTGGCCAGCCAGGGAATTTTCGCCACAGACTGCTACGCCCAGATCCGGGCCATTCTGCTCCAGAAACTGGGGCCAGAGCATGCAGCCCTGCTGGCCGAGCCGCAACACGACGCGGAAGGCCGCAATGTGGACTGGTACGCCGAGGGCCAGGGCGAAGCGCGGCCCCTCAAGGAATTGCCCGAGGCCGAGGCACAGGCCTTGTGCGCCAAAGCGGGCGGCCTGGCCAAAGACATCCTGGCCCTTTCCCGGTCCCTGACCGCCGACGCCCAGGCCCGGCAGGCCCTTTCGGGCCTTTTGCTGCAACTGGCCTTGCAGCATCCCTCCGACGACGATCTCTGGTCCCTTGACGGCAGACCCGTGCTGATCAACTGGGGCTTCGCGCCCGGCGCCGTGGGCGCGCAACCGCAGGACCTTTCCCGCCTGGGGGCCGCGCCCCCGCCTCCCGCGCCCGTAGCGGCCCCTGTTCTTCCGCCGACCCCGGGCCGAACCGGCTGCCTGGCCTGGCTGTTGCCCCTTCTTCTGCTCCTGTTGCTGCTCTGGCTGCTGCTGGCGGCTCTGGGCATCCTGCCCTCGCCCCTGCCGTCTTCCTGCTTCAGGACGGACGACGCGGCTCTGGAAACCGAGAAAAACCGCGCCGCCCAACTGGATGACGAACTGGCCAGGCTTCGGCAACAGCTGCTGGATCGCGCGGCCCTCTGCAAGCCGGTGATCCCGCCGGTAGCGGCCAAAGAACCCGAGCAGCCGGTCAAGGAACCAAAGAAGGAACCGGAAGTGGTGGAGCCCTTCCTGGGGGAAACGCCGCCGGAGCCGGACAAACCCAAGGTTGAGAAACCCAGGCGGGAAAAGCCAAAAATCGAGCAGCCCAAGCCCGCGCCCAAAAAGAACGAGGATCTGAACATCCCTAGCGACGCGGCCAAGAAAAACGACCTTGCCTTTTTGGAAGGTTGCTGGACCAGCGAGACGGGTCTGTACTCGCATCCCTCCAACGAGCCGATCATCGCCGAATACTGCTTCGACAAGAACGGCAAGGGCCGCCGTTTCGTGCGCGAGCGCAACGGCCAGGTTTGCAGCGGTTCGGCCGGCGCGCGCTTCCAGGGCAACCGCCTGCTCTTTGATTCCGATCCGGCCCGCTGCCCGCGCGGCGGCACCTATGTGCCCCAGAAGGTGGAATGCACGGGCAGCGAACGCAGCACCCAGTGCAAAGGCAATGAGCTGGGCGGCTCCCGCCACAAGTGGGACGCCCGCTTCAGAAGGAAATAAGCATGGACGCCATTCCCCGTTATCTCTCGCCGGTCAGCATCATCCCCGGCGGTTGCCCGCAGTTTCTGGATTTTTCCCTCTCCGAGGAGGTCATCCACCGCCTGCGCCGCTATTTCCGTGAGGAAAAAAAACAGGAGGGCGACGCCGGAGGCCGCTATACCCACTATCTGCGCTGCCTGGTGGAAACGGAAAACGGCTTTGTGGACCAGCTGACCGGCCAACCCTGCGACTATGACTATGACATGAACGCCCGCCGCGCTCTGGATGTCTGGGAAGGACACTGGCTGCCCGTCCCCTTCTTGCGCACCCTGGACCAGCTCTGGCCCGACGGCGGCAGACGTTTTGAATGCGGCCCCTCCAACTGGGCGCGGGCCATGGTCATGCGTTCCGAACAGCAGCCGGGCCAGTTGCGCGTGGTCCTGGCCTTTGACACCAATGTGGAGCCCCGCCCCGCAGAGGGCGAGGAATATCACGCCCTTTCACCGCAGGATGTGGCGGCCCACGGCCATTTCATGCTGGCCCATCAGGTGCGCGACAACTCCTGGTTTCTCAACGCCGCCTGGGTGGACGAATGGCTTTCCGGCATCTACAGCGCCTGGCGGCAGACCAGACACCACGGGCGCGGCTCCTGGCAGGAGGAAACACCCTACGTGCTGGAACATCTGGCCAGCTACCTGACCTGGCTGGAAACGGTACGCCTGGCGCTTGACGATCTGGCCGCCCAAGTCATCAATCCGGACCGTGACACCCCTGTGGACGTGGACCTGATTCTGGACATCGGCAATTCCCGAACCACGGGCATTCTGGTTGAAACCTTGCCCCAGCGCGTCACCAACCTCAACGACAGCTATCTGCTGGAGCTGCGCGACCTCAGCCGACCCGACCGGGTCTATGCCGAGCCGTTTGAAACCCGTGTTGAATTTGTGGACGCGGCTTTCGGCAATGACGCCCTTTCCCGCCGCTCGGGCCGCCAGAGCCCGGCCTTCGCCTGGCCCTCGGCCGTGCGCATCGGGCCGGAGGCCGCGCGTCTGGCTACCCAGGCCGTCTGCGCCGAAGGCACCACGGGCATGTCCAGCCCCAAGCGCTATCTCTGGGACGAGCGCCCCTGGCAGCAGAGCTGGCGCTACAATACCGGCGGCAAAGCCGAACCCATGGTCAGCCGGGGGCTTTTCGCCCGCCAGCTCAATCCGCAGGGCACGCCCCTGGCCTGCTTTGACGATCCGCTGTTCAAAAAGAGTCCGGCCCTGCAAAGGCAGCAGGCCGAGCCCATTTTTGAATCCCTGTTCACCCGCTCGTCCCTGATGCTCTTCATGATGGGCGAAATTCTGACGCAGGCGCTGGTGACCATCAATTCTCCGGCCACCCGTGTCCGGCGGGAACTGCCCAACCTGCCCCGTCGGCTGCGGCGGCTGATCTTTACCGTGCCCACGGCCATGCCTGTGGCGGAAAAACGTATTTTCCGGCGTTGGGTGCTCTGGGCCGTGCGGGTAATCTGGGACGCGCTGGGCTGGGGCCAATGGTACCTGCCCCAGCAACAGAACAAGGGCCAGAGCGGAGATTACCGCCTGAGTCCACAGGTGCGTTGCGACTGGGACGAAGCCAGTTGCTCGCAGCTGGTCCTGCTCTACAATGAGCTGGCCGTCAAACAGCACGGCGACGCCCACCACCTCTTCCGCCTGATGGGCAAACCACGCGCCTCCTGCGGCGATCATCCCTGTGTGCGGGTGGCTTCCATCGACATCGGCGGCGGCACCACGGATCTGTCCATTACCACCTATGAGCTGGCCAGCGGCGAAGGGGACACGGCCCGCATCGTGCCGCACACCGAATTCCGCGACGGTTTCAATATCGCCGGAGATGAAGTATTACGTGAAGTTGTGGCCAACCACGTGATTCCGGCCATCGGCGACGCCCTGGCCGCACAGGGTTTGAGCGAACCGCGCGGCCTGCTGGGCCAGTTGTTCGGGCGCGACGCCATCGGCATGTCCCAGGAAGAACGCAATACCCGCGTGCGTCTGGTGCGCCAGATCGCCGTGCCCGTGGCTCTGGGCCTGCTGGCCGCCTGCGAGAATCCGGATATGCGGGATGCGGGCTACAGTTGTGTTCTGGGTGATTTTTTCGAACCTGATCCCCTTGCCCCGGCGCAAGAGCACGCGGTTCCGGCTCTGGACGACAACACTCCCGCCGGTTTCAGCCCGGCGGCGCGCGCCCCCCGGCCTCAGGCCGCCATTTTACGCGCGGTGGAAACCCTGGTGCGCCGCGCGGCGCCCTTCATCCAGAACTTTAATATTCTGGATGTGCCCATCCAGGTGCGCCCGCGCGCCGTGGACGCCACCATCCGGGCCACGCTGGGGCCCACCCTGTCCGCGCTCTGCGAAATGGTGCATTTGTACGACAGCGACGTGCTGCTGCTTACGGGCCGCCCCAGCGCCTGGCAGGGCGTCATCGCGCCGGTGCTGGCCAAGCTGCCCGTGCCGCCGGACCGGATCATTCCCATGCGCCAGTACCATGTGGGCAGTTGGTATCCCTTTGCCGATGCCCTGGGCAGGATTACCGACCCCAAGACTACCGTGGTGGTGGGGGCTATTCTCTGCGCCCTGGCCGACGGACATCTGGAGGGTTTCTCCTTTGATTCCGGCGCGCTGCGCCTCACCTCCACGGCGCGCTATATCGGCGAGATGGACATCAACAGCCAGCTCAAGCGGCCCAAGGTCTGGTTCAGCGTGGACGTGGAAAGCAAAGAGGGCACGGAACAGAGCCGCCAGGTGGCCTTCAGCGGCCCGCTGTCCATCGGCTACCGCCAGTTGGACGCCGAGCGCTGGCCCACCACACGCTACCATTTGCTGGCTTTCGCGGGCGAGGAGGCCCGCTCCCGCGCCTCGGGCCGCCTGCCCTATACTGTGGAAGTGCGCCTGCGCGTGGAAGACGTCTGGGACGACGCCCCGCGCACGGATGAGGAGAAGGAGCGCCGCAGCGAAGGCGAATTCAGCATTGACGCCATTACAGACAACCAGGGCCGCAGCGTGGACCGCCGCGACCTGGAAATACGTCTGCAAACCCTGAAACTGGACGAAGGCTACTGGCTGGATACCGGCATTGTGACCGACGCCGGCTAGGGGCTGTCTCTAAATCCTTGCCGTGAAATGCGCGTGGGCGGGCTTTGCCTGCCGGGAACGAACATTTCGAGTGTTGAATGCACCAAATGAGGATGGCTATGCAGCAGGATACCGATCTGGCCCGGCTTTGCCGCGATTTGGCGGAGCAATCCCGTCAGGCCGAGGACTGGCTTCAGGACAATTGTGAACTGGTGGGCGGCGAATGCGCGGCCCTGCAAAAGGATATGCGCCACGCGGCCCGCTTTTTTCACAAATGCGAGCAGGCCGCGCGCCGCAAGATGTGCGTGGGCGTATTCGGGCCCAGCCAGTCCGGCAAATCCTATCTCATCTCGGCTCTGGCCCGCGACGCCAAGGGCTCCCTGTCGGCGGATTTCGGCGGCACATGCTATGATTTCATCACCCAGATCAATCCTGAAGGCGGCAAGGAATCCACGGGCCTGGTGACCCGCTTCACCACCACCCCGCCCGAAGGCCTGTCCGAAGGCTTTCCCATCCGCCTGCGTCTGCTCTCTGAAACGGACGTGGCCCGTGTGCTGGCCAATACCTATTATGCCGACTGTGAGCATAAGGAAGCCCCTCAGCCCGAGGCAATGACGGCAGCTCTGGACGCCCTGGAGGCCCGCGCCTCCCGGACCGCCCCCACTGCCCCGGCCGACGGCGCGTTGAGCGGCGACGACGTGGAAGACTTGAGGGAATACATTAACAAAAATTTCAGTTCCCGGCCGCGAGTGCAGATGCTGCAAAAAGGCTACTGGCTGCGGGCCGCGGAACTGGCTCCGCGCCTGGGCCTGGAAGACAGGGCGCAATTGCTGGGCCTGATCTGGAACAGCGTGCCGCAATTTCAGGGCCTTTACCTGCAACTCTGCGGCGCGTTGCGCGACCTAGGCCACCCGGCCGAGGCCGGTTGCCCCATTGAGGCTCTGATCCCGCGCGAGACCAGCATCATTGACGTGGCCCTGCTGCGCGGCCTCAGTGAGCCGTCCACGGACATGCTGACCATTCTGGGAGCCGGGGGACGCAAGGCCGCGCTGCCGCGCGCCGTGGTCACGGCCCTGACCGCTGAAATCACCATCTATATGCGCGAAAAGCCGGACGACTTCTTTGATCACACCGATTTGCTGGACTTTCCCGGCTACCGTTCCCGCCTGAAACTCGAAAACCTCAATCAGGAGCTGGAGCGCCCCGGCACCCTGGAAAACCTTTTCCTGCGCGGCAAGGTAGCCTACCTGTTCGAGCGCTATTGCGAGGAAAAAGAGCTCACCAGCATGTTGCTCTGCATCGGGCCCGGCAATCAGGAAGTGCAGGATCTGCCGCGCGCCGTGTATGACTGGATATGCTCCACCCACGGTGAAAACCCGGCCCACCGCGCGGGCAAGGCCCCGGCGCTCTTTTTCGTGCTGACCAAGATGGATATGGAATTCGAAAAGAAAAAGGGCACGCCCTCCGTGGAAACGCGCTGGACCACGCGCCTGCAGTCCTCTTTGCTGGACTTTTTCGGCAAGCAGCACGACTGGCCGGAAAACTGGGACGGCAGCCATCCCTTCCGCAACGTCTTCCTGCTGCGCAATCCCAATTTCCGCAGTGAGGCCATTTTCAGTTTTGACGGCGACAGGGAAAGCGGCATCCGGCCGGAGCAGACGGCCTACGTGGAAGAAGTGCGCCAGGCCTTTTTGCAATCGCCTCTGGTGCAACGCCATGTCAGCGAGCCCGAAACCGTCTGGCAGGCGGCCATGACCCTCAATGACGGCGGCGTGGCCCTGCTGCGCGAAAAACTGCGCCCGCTCTGCAATCCCGAGCTGAAACGCCGCCAGATCACAGTCAGCCTGGACGAAAAACGCGAACAGGTGCTGACCAGGCTCACGCCTTTTTACAAAAGCGACGAC
Protein-coding regions in this window:
- a CDS encoding virulence factor SrfB, producing MDAIPRYLSPVSIIPGGCPQFLDFSLSEEVIHRLRRYFREEKKQEGDAGGRYTHYLRCLVETENGFVDQLTGQPCDYDYDMNARRALDVWEGHWLPVPFLRTLDQLWPDGGRRFECGPSNWARAMVMRSEQQPGQLRVVLAFDTNVEPRPAEGEEYHALSPQDVAAHGHFMLAHQVRDNSWFLNAAWVDEWLSGIYSAWRQTRHHGRGSWQEETPYVLEHLASYLTWLETVRLALDDLAAQVINPDRDTPVDVDLILDIGNSRTTGILVETLPQRVTNLNDSYLLELRDLSRPDRVYAEPFETRVEFVDAAFGNDALSRRSGRQSPAFAWPSAVRIGPEAARLATQAVCAEGTTGMSSPKRYLWDERPWQQSWRYNTGGKAEPMVSRGLFARQLNPQGTPLACFDDPLFKKSPALQRQQAEPIFESLFTRSSLMLFMMGEILTQALVTINSPATRVRRELPNLPRRLRRLIFTVPTAMPVAEKRIFRRWVLWAVRVIWDALGWGQWYLPQQQNKGQSGDYRLSPQVRCDWDEASCSQLVLLYNELAVKQHGDAHHLFRLMGKPRASCGDHPCVRVASIDIGGGTTDLSITTYELASGEGDTARIVPHTEFRDGFNIAGDEVLREVVANHVIPAIGDALAAQGLSEPRGLLGQLFGRDAIGMSQEERNTRVRLVRQIAVPVALGLLAACENPDMRDAGYSCVLGDFFEPDPLAPAQEHAVPALDDNTPAGFSPAARAPRPQAAILRAVETLVRRAAPFIQNFNILDVPIQVRPRAVDATIRATLGPTLSALCEMVHLYDSDVLLLTGRPSAWQGVIAPVLAKLPVPPDRIIPMRQYHVGSWYPFADALGRITDPKTTVVVGAILCALADGHLEGFSFDSGALRLTSTARYIGEMDINSQLKRPKVWFSVDVESKEGTEQSRQVAFSGPLSIGYRQLDAERWPTTRYHLLAFAGEEARSRASGRLPYTVEVRLRVEDVWDDAPRTDEEKERRSEGEFSIDAITDNQGRSVDRRDLEIRLQTLKLDEGYWLDTGIVTDAG
- a CDS encoding S1C family serine protease, giving the protein MTDGENTTSGSSTGATSPAESAGTLSPPAAVPWYRRPWFWGLLLFLCLLLLAAWLVWKEWQAAESRRASLERQTAEARQNNQAREAFLLRLRLLLEKEPCDIQRELDTMTPPDGVVWPPLPVAPGQSPADAAEAPAVRTPLTPQSAAAAPPTSVAELLEQGTVLILAQRKEGLSMGSGFFVAPGYIVTNAHVVGDAGQAIVVNKATKGLLTATVLRTTQSGGRDFAVLQVRGAPPITPLKLAADIKRTERVSAWGFPGAVTADDPKFAAMLQGSATAAPEVVYTDGAVSVILQRTPPLIVHTATVSQGNSGGPLVNDKGDVVGINTFIKLDDESYRQSSLAIVSASLADYLRSVGIPFSQAAPASQAPAAQPAMGGKP
- a CDS encoding TRAP transporter permease; the encoded protein is MKVIEQEGSGGFALEEVEKLDSATVEKVQGTVDVSEIVAKYDKESAYRTFKGWLEVFIRVVCIAFSGFHLFTAATGAYPPQIQRAVHLGFVLVLIYLLYPARATGSKHKLAWYDVLLAAAGAAVCGYIVWNYDVIVLDAGPPTEMDFFFGCAAILLVLEATRRIVGLPITLVAICFLLYAKFGNLIPGMMGHPGFSLKRIVGHMYLTTEGLFGMPLGVSASFVFLFILFGAFLHSTGLGKFFIDLALAAAGRFVGGPAKVAVLASGFFGTISGSSVANTVSTGTFTIPLMKSVGYRGAFAGAVEAASSTGGQIMPPIMGAAAFIMAQFLGVGYVEIAKAALIPALLYYLAVGFMVHMEAKRLGLKGIPKERLPRAWFVLRQGGYLLIPIFVLIYLLIQGYTPLKSAYYCILATVVISLVANNWKAWAGASSSGMTVGHSLASCNRLALKDILLAMENGGRLALGVAAACACTGFVIGVVTLTGVGLKLANAILTLSAGSFALTLFFTMLASIVLGMGLPTTAKYIVLATIAAPAIQTFHVPQLAAHLFIMYFGILADLTPPVALAAYAAAGIARSEPNATGFMAVKLALAGFLIPYIFCYNPGLLMIGASNMEIVFIVCTAAVGIASLSFASVGYWLRDLFLWERLLLVGAAITLITPGLMTDIIGLSLMAAAYVLQKIFKEGPKRPLAVEPSAA
- a CDS encoding DUF1850 domain-containing protein translates to MLKNFMYMPAGLLCLCMLFWAGTARAASPEAPGGPAEWGNTDGRLVLKNADGVVLFSCPARDGLAFGIRYIHSVAKSPVEDWFRVSRGMIFLEKTVYQDFGAGLPHNPGPGQTMSTGDGHIVISGYHKALPSFDVRVGRIARHTLLLPREGAADGEPAQGNAREIPLATLAPPGSAVTFTLASRVRTDAAAR
- a CDS encoding YMGG-like glycine zipper-containing protein, whose translation is MRHRVFLPGLALLLAAGLLFGGCTSKYGAQKTRVNYYPQCYQPVAQLRQDENSTGTSTAVGATGGALLGALIGGLATGKVEGAVAGAAVGGVSGAVAGNIYGKSQARDRDAAYLQAYSRQLGSEAASMNRATAAAKVASKCYDEQFQLAANQFKAGQISRLDFQNRYNEIRSGLEETSFILNSTATTMAEKDSEYQQALAEQYTAAQPASAKRAPAGESGRRTAARKAPASSQSTVTAQAEQWKTSREELENTRQDVDSRLNAYQQTVDNLLI
- a CDS encoding SrfA family protein — protein: MSVRIAVSLRGQMRALASQGIFATDCYAQIRAILLQKLGPEHAALLAEPQHDAEGRNVDWYAEGQGEARPLKELPEAEAQALCAKAGGLAKDILALSRSLTADAQARQALSGLLLQLALQHPSDDDLWSLDGRPVLINWGFAPGAVGAQPQDLSRLGAAPPPPAPVAAPVLPPTPGRTGCLAWLLPLLLLLLLLWLLLAALGILPSPLPSSCFRTDDAALETEKNRAAQLDDELARLRQQLLDRAALCKPVIPPVAAKEPEQPVKEPKKEPEVVEPFLGETPPEPDKPKVEKPRREKPKIEQPKPAPKKNEDLNIPSDAAKKNDLAFLEGCWTSETGLYSHPSNEPIIAEYCFDKNGKGRRFVRERNGQVCSGSAGARFQGNRLLFDSDPARCPRGGTYVPQKVECTGSERSTQCKGNELGGSRHKWDARFRRK
- a CDS encoding TAXI family TRAP transporter solute-binding subunit, which produces MKKIFSLILAGALILAAATAFADAKRLTLATGGTSGVYFPLGGAIGQVLTTKSNGALSITAQATGASGENMRLVEAGDVDFAIVQNDVADAAFNGKAPFRTKLGDVRAIARLYPEYLHVVASKDSGVTKLEDFKGKKVSVGARGSGNEVNCRQLFGFYGLNYKNLEPIFLPYGETADQFKDRQLDGFVFTIGTPNPAIQDITTAQEVVFVPLDGAKADEIVARFPYLVKDAIPAKTYKGQEKDVPTLSVQAILVANKNMPDDVAYTLTKTLFENLDDVAKAHNKGAEISLQHAVDGVTIPFHPGAAKYLKEKGALK